tgagaatgaAACAGTCTCAAAACAGTCAAGAAGACACATCCAATGTGTTGGGAATACAACAAAATTTATGGAATAGGCAATAAGGGATGAAGATGAAGTGAATGTATGCTATCAGGGGAAGAGGGATATTTGTGGCTGTGGATGCAGTCTACATGTTTAATATAGTGATGTATAATATGAATGTGACATGTATTATTATAGCGACTTCTAATTGGTGATTTCATAGTCAAACTGCTGCTGAACAGCTGCTACTCCTCTTTCTTCCCCTGCTCCTCTTTACCTGTGTATGCAGGTGCCAGCATGTgtatcgtgtgtgtgtctgctgctcttacctgtgtgtgtgatctgCCTCACTCAGAGAGTGTTTGTGGCTCAGAGCGCGCCCCGCCCTTTTATACGCTGGCGCCCAGAGGAGGAGGATtagagacagagaaacaaacCTGCTGAGGTCAGAACCACGAGACAATAGAACCACCGCATCATCAGAGAGGGACAGTCAGAGAGGGGGGCCGGCCACAGGGACCAATGAGATCCATAGTTCATTGAGAAGGATTGGAGGGGGGTTGATAGTGGAATACTGTACATGATGATAGGGTCTAACCACAAACAGATACAGTATCTGAGAGATAGAGACATAACACTGTACCAGTATCTGTGATAAGCAACTGATTATGTTTTTCGCACTCTGGTATAACCTGTGACAAAGACCTGTACATATATTGTGTTCATGATCATAATAATATTGATTCTATGTAATTTTGAGGAGCACATTTCCCACGCTCAATGTGCATAAGGTAGAAAACTAAAGAAAAACAGCAACGATACATCAAAAGTAGAAAAAATGATCACAATACATAAAACCATTACctactaatgtaaaatatattgtTTTTAAGTGATCAAACATTAAAAGGTAGCTTGAATAGGTAGGAGGATATTTACTGAATAGGCTCACTATTTACATGAGAGGACATGTGAATTGTGCTAATCATCTGCTCATAACCAGTAGCAACTTCTATTACAAACAGAACATTTCTGGTCATGTCTTCTCTCTGAGTCTCATCTCATCACCATTGGTTTTGAAACAGTTGAATGGGAGCTCAAGCCTGAAGCAAGTCATTTATCATACTTTTTAATTGATGCATTATTGGATCTCACATTATCCAACGACAGTGTTTTGATTAAGAGAGTGTTAAGTCTATAAGGTGTCACTATGATTTCGATGAGGTGTGAGGAGTGAAGTTGTGTGgtgcaattttttgggggggactcaAGGATGGATGTGTGGCATGATTCAGGTGTGTGTGCGACCCATGGAATCTGTGAAAGGGGGCAAAACATCTCTGTGTTGTCCTATGTGTTTAGTGACTAATGAGATACTATTACATATAGATGTGAAACACTTTCTCATTCTCAAACGTTTCTATCCTGTCCATATTCAATTATAAACATATTTGTATATTGACTTTTTCTCTCTACCCAAACGGTGCCTGTGCCCCTTTAATCTCCACATTCTCCACCTCTATCCCGGGCTTTGTGACTGCCACACACCGGACTGCTGACCAGCACGAACTGACCGGGCCGCTATTGTTCATCTCCCATTCAGGGCAAACCCCGATCGATGTGCACAGAGAGGACTGACGTTCCATAGTATATGCTGAGCTGGCGTGTCGCGCAGTTTCGATGGAATGACCGGAAAGAACAGGAGCGCGCAGTTGGCCAGTGTTCTAGGTGGGAAAAAGTAATTGTGCGCGTACCAAAGCCCTGCGCCATGGACGCGCTCCAAGGGGCGCGCTTCTCGTTAGTCCATATAAAACTGAAGCGCCAGGTTCTCTCAAAGCTCTACGCGAGATAGCGTTAGGCGCGTGTCACTACCCGAGCTCATCACGAATAAGTGCCAAACTAGGTAAGGTGCCAACTCCGTAACGCATTTAATGCAAATTATAGGGACAGTCAGTCAGATAGGTCATAACAGGCATATTCAAGACGCGTTTACACATTCATTTAAAACTCACCAAAAAGCACTAACCCTGAAACAACACGTTAACCTGCAGTGCACATTGCATATATTGGCTACATAATGTATAGACTCGTTTAACTGATCCGTGTCTCCATATTGCCTATTCTGGTGTAGCCTACAAACTTGGATGGACAATAAACGATGTGATGTTTTACCGTTAGTTCACAATAATCTCGATTTGTTGCgtattatttgttttatatgaTTGGCTATGACAGGGAGCGAGCTTGTTAGATAACATATCGTGTAGCTTTATCATAGATTAATTGATCGGCATTAGTATGAATTCAGCTCATTAGAGACTGTTCCAAatagtgtatagtggatagaagTGTTAAAGGGGAAACATTTTAGAGAGGTTGTTTCTCGAGGCATGTTCACTTGAAAACCAGTGTGAAGCCTTGATTATAGAATAACATagaatgtaatataatataatagaatgTTACTCTGTCTGTGTGGATTGTTGGCGTTGAGGTGACTTATAGAATGTAGGAGAGTTGAGGAGATTGTGTAATGGAACGTTTGACCCCTGCCTCTTAGGTGTAAAGATGTACAGAACCACTAGATCACCAATGATGCAATCCCTTGTCAACTCGGGAATGGGCGTGGCTCCTTTCTTCAAGGTAACACACCTTAGATGAGCCTCATACAGGAGCACAGACCTTTGCATAAGTGGGATGGGCTCTGTCACTTTAAATGTCCCTCTGATCATCTTCcatttcttctccctctccccactcatctctctctctgtaggtgacTGTGTTCGAGCAGGAGCACTTCCAGGGCAAGTGCCAGGAGTTCACCTCGGAGTGCTGCAACATCCACGAGTGTGGCCTTGACATCATCCGCTCCATCAGAGTGGAGAGTGGAGCGTGAGTTTCACACTGTGTGTTTACGCCATCCGTTTAGTGTGAATGTGTATTCATGGCTAGAGGAATCCAGGTGTGTAATCTGTCGGTCTGTGTGGATGAGTGAGTTATTTTGTTTATAGTGGCTGGTTCAATGTGTAAAatgtctctctcatccccctgtaGCTGGGTGGGCTTTGAGCACCATGACTTCCAGGGCCAGCAGTTtatcctggagagaggagagtaccCCCACTGGGACGCCTACAGCGGCTCCCTGTCCTACCACGTGGAGCGCCTCATGTCCCTGCGTCCCATCTACTGTGCTGTGAGTACTACAGTgtgggagatagagaaagaggagatgTGAAAGAGAatcaatgcattttttttttttatgtctgcCAAACAGATACATTCTATTAAAGCCTTCCTTGAGAAACTCCCAAATTCTTGGAATATGGtcatatttatgtgtgtgtgtatgtgtaacctTTCTCTCAGTCCCACATGAGCAGTCGTATGATGATCTTTGAGAGAGAGAACTTCATGGGCCAAAGTGTGGAGCTGTGTGATGACTACCCCTCCCTGCAGGCTATGGGCTGGTCCATGCCCGAGGTCGGCTCCATGCACGTGCAGTGTGGCGCGTAAGTTAACGTCTATtattcactacacacacacacgctacgtGTTAGCAAACAGCTGTGTTTTAATACTTTGCGCACACGCTTGATATACTAAACCTCAGTGTTAAATGAATATCCCCTATCGCTATCCCCCAGCTTTGTGTGCTACCAGTACCCCGGCTACAGGGGCCAGCAGTACATCATGGAGTGTGAGAGACACAGTGGAGACTACCAGCACTGGAAGAACTGGGGCTCCCACTCCCAGACCCCCCAGATCCAGTCTATCCGCCGTATCCAGCATTAAGAGGGGCTAGAGGCTGAGAGGCCCACGGACAGCAATCCCCAGCCCAGACGCTGCTCTaccccttcccccccccccccaccgggAAGACCCCTAACTACCGACTCACCAcataacactgacacacacagccgCTCCAAGGTACGATGAGACTATATCGCACCGGTAaagcacaggaacacacacactgaca
The sequence above is drawn from the Salmo salar chromosome ssa05, Ssal_v3.1, whole genome shotgun sequence genome and encodes:
- the LOC106604652 gene encoding beta-crystallin A1-2 translates to MYRTTRSPMMQSLVNSGMGVAPFFKVTVFEQEHFQGKCQEFTSECCNIHECGLDIIRSIRVESGAWVGFEHHDFQGQQFILERGEYPHWDAYSGSLSYHVERLMSLRPIYCASHMSSRMMIFERENFMGQSVELCDDYPSLQAMGWSMPEVGSMHVQCGAFVCYQYPGYRGQQYIMECERHSGDYQHWKNWGSHSQTPQIQSIRRIQH